The following proteins are co-located in the Pungitius pungitius unplaced genomic scaffold, fPunPun2.1 scaffold_29, whole genome shotgun sequence genome:
- the LOC119206981 gene encoding acetyl-CoA acetyltransferase, mitochondrial has translation MSSSGLLTMRTQLCKRLAHKYLSRTYTSRPSLNDVVIVSAVRTPMGSFRGSLAAVPATRLGSIAIKGAVDKAGIAPEEVKEVYMGNVLQAGEGQAPTRQALLGAGLTLSTPATTINKVCASGMKAIMMASQSLMCGHQDVMVAGGMESMSNVPYVMSRDTPTYGGVRMEDIIVKDGLTDVYNKFHMGNCAENTAKNSSISREEQDAHAISSYSRSKAAYESGVLAREIVPVSIPQRGKPDLVVSEDEEWRRVDFSKVPKLKAVFQKENGTVTAANASTLNDGAAALVLMTADAAKRLNVTPLARIVSFADAAVAPIDFPIAPAFAVPKVLDAAGLKKDDIAMWEINEAFSVVVLANIKMLDIDPEKVNVNGGAVSLGHPIGMSGARIVGHMVHSLKSGQYGLAGICNGGGGASSILIQKM, from the exons ATGTCATCTAGTGGACTTTTGACCATGCGCACGCAACTTTGTAAACGCCTG GCTCATAAGTACCTCTCTAGAACCTACACGTCTCGCCCGTCGCTCAAT GATGTCGTCATCGTTAGTGCAGTCCGCACTCCGATGGGCTCCTTCAGAGGCAGCTTGGCAGCGGTGCCCGCCACCAGACTGGGCTCCATCGCCATAAAGGGAGCCGTAGACAAGGCAG GAATTGCtccagaggaggtgaaggaagtCTACATGGGCAACGTGCTTCAGGCAGGAGAAGGGCAGGCCCCCACAAGACAAGCCTTGCTTGGAGCAG GCTTGACCCTCAGCACTCCAGCAACCACCATCAACAAAGTCTGTGCCTCTGGGATGAAGGCCATCATGATGGCATCTCAGAGTCTAATGTGTGGACACCAG GATGTGATGGTGGCAGGAGGCATGGAGAGCATGTCCAACGTACCTTATGTGATGTCCAGAGATACCCCAACCTATGGCGGAGTTAGGATGGAAGACATCATTGTCAAGGATGGCCTCACTGATGTCTACAACAAATTCCACATG GGCAACTGTGCAGAGAACACAGCAAAgaacagcagcatcagcagggaGGAGCAGGACGCACACGCCATCAGCTCGTACAGCCGCAGCAAAGCGGCGTACGAGTCCGGCGTGCTGGCCAGGGAGATCGTGCCAGTTAGCATTCCCCAGAGAG GCAAACCTGATTTGGTTGTGTCCGAGGATGAAGAGTGGAGGCGGGTCGACTTCAGCAAAGTTCCCAAACTGAAGGCAGTGTTCCAGAAAGAGAATG GCACAGTGACGGCGGCCAATGCCAGCACACTGAACGATGGGGCAGCTGCTCTCGTTTTAATGACTGCAGATGCTGCGAAGAGACTCAACGTCACGCCACTGGCAAGGATTGTTT CTTTTGCTGATGCTGCTGTCGCACCCATTGATTTCCCCATTGCTCCTGCATTCGCTGTACCAAAG gtcctGGATGCAGCAGGGTTGAAGAAGGATGACATCGCCATGTGGGAGATCAACGAGGCGTTCAGCGTGGTTGTTCTGGCCAACATCAAGATGTTGGACATTGACCCTGAGAAAGTCAACGTGAACGGGGGTGCCGTGTCACTGGGACACCCCATTGG GATGTCTGGGGCGAGGATCGTGGGCCACATGGTGCACAGCCTGAAGTCTGGCCAATACGGACTGGCAGGCATCTGcaatggaggaggtggagcgtCATCTATTCTGATCcagaaaatgtag